The following DNA comes from Brassica oleracea var. oleracea cultivar TO1000 chromosome C5, BOL, whole genome shotgun sequence.
ATTCTTGTCAAACCTTGCTCATCTTGGACGACTTTCATGTAAGTCGTTGGACGGACGACTTCCGTGTAAGTCGTCTTGAAAAAAATCATATTTTTTATTTTATTTTTCAATTGCAAAACTAGCCTGAGACGACTTACATGGAAGTCGTCTAGGTAGAACAAAATACTGATTTTTAATTTTCTACATGACGACTTATGTGTAAGCCGTCCAGGAAAAATCAAAATTTTGACACAATCCGGTCAAATGCAAAACTAACCCGTTTTCCCTAGACGACTTACATGGAAGTCGTCTCGGATTTATTTTTTAACAAACAAAGATGGACGACTTCCATGTAAGTCGTCTATGTTAAAAAACAATTGCAAAACTAACCTAAATAGATGACTTCCTAGAAGTCTACCAGACGACCTCCATGGAAGTCTACCAGACGACCTTCGTGGAAGCCGTCTGCGTCAATATTTAATAAACTTTCATTTTTTCTAAAACTATAAAGACTTTTTAAATATATTTTTTGTTAATTCATGTATATAGTCAATATTGGTGCTACTGAATGAAATTTATAACTTAATAGGTGATATTTATGAGGTTACCAACATTCCTGCTTAGTAAAGTTTCTAGTTTCCACGGAAGTCTTCTACGTTAGTTTTTGTAAATTTGTTAAGTAACTTTAAGATATGTTTATTTAATTTTTAAAAGTGTTAAGTAACTTCAAGAATATCAAGTAACATGGTTTAATGTGTCTTCTTAGATCATAAGATATATTTTTTACTTATGTATCTGATGAAAATGTTCTACCTTTGAATTTATCTAATGTTTTATGTTTTGTGAATTTGACTAAGTTTTCTTGAAAATTCTTCTCCCTTACTTGTAATAAATTTGATTGATTTTTTGTGTTATTGTGTTTTGCTATTGAAGTTGTATCAATAACTTCAATTATTTCAAGTAATTTTGGCAAGATAATATATTGGAAAATGAACATATTTACCAAACTTTTTCATTAATATCTCTTCAAATTTACAAAAAAAGTCACAACTAAAGGTGTACACATGCAAATCACAAAACAGACCACAAACAAAACTATTATAGATCATTCCTCTACAAAGACAAGCTTAGACTCCACTTGATATGGAAGAAGACCCCGTCTGGAAACTTCTTTGAAGTCGTCTGGAAAACTTTCTGGAAGTCGTCTGGAAGACTTCTTTGAAGTCATCTGGAAGACCTCTTGGAAGTCTTCTAGCGCATGTAATCAACATTATATGTAATGTAATGTTTTTAAAAAAAACATTAAATGTAATGTATGTTTTATTACTATATTCTAAAAAATTTACCAAAAATATAAATCAACATGAAATCTAATCTTCCATGTTATATTTATATATATATATATATATATATATATATATATAAGCTATGTAATATTTTTTTAGAAATTGACTGTATAGAGAACATATGTCAAATCGATTCTTAAATAATGTCTAAAAGATGAGATGCGATTTTATGGAAGCCCACTAGTTTGAATTTTGGGGTTTAGTTACAACTTTCATTAAAACATAATAACTCAAAGGACACAGCTTAGGGTGAACCTTTAAATTAATTTCACCATTTATGACCAATCAAAGTGACACATATATTATTAATTAAAAAATATTAAATTAAATAAAAAATAGCTACAAAAAATAAAAACGCTAATTTTATCGACGCTAACGTTTCCAGCTAAACCCTAAACCCTAAATCTTAAATTCTAAACCCTATACCCTAAATTCTAAACCCAAATCCAAATCCCTAAACCCAAACCGTATACCTTAAACCCTAATCCTAGATCCTAAACCCAAATTATATACCTTGAACCCAAAAACTAGACTATAAACCTAAACTCTATATCCTAAATCCAAATCCTAGACCCTAAACCCAAACCGTAAACTTTAAACCCAAATTATATATCCTAGACCCAAAACAAAGGGTTGGGTGAATTTAGAAACCTAAAGTTCTGTCCTAACTCAAATGCTTTTAATAAAAAAATAATAATAACTCAACTGCTAAGAACTACAATTATATAATTTTCCTCGTGCAAGAAAGATGTGTCGAGTGCACTGTTTTGTTTGGTACACATTCCTAACTAATCGAAGCTTCCCTCCCTCGTGGAGCACGAGTTGTTTAACTCGAAGCCTAAGAAAAATGAAAGTAGTTAGTATTGATTTTTTTTTTTTTGTAAAACGTAATGTCCGTATTCGAAACTGTTTTATATATACACAAAAAGTACCAAGCCTGAAGCCACACATTCCACCTTCATCTCCATTTCTCACACTTAAAGGTTATCTTTCTCTCTTCCCTCTTACTCCTTTTTATCTTTTAGTAAAACATTAATGTCCGTTATTTTACAAGTTTTTTTAAATGTTTTTATGAATATCTGTAAAGGAACCTGAATCTACGAGAGAATATGATAATATTATTTAAAAGTAACGATCTAGTGGAAGTATTGTAGTTCTCCACTTAGATTAGTTTCATCATTGTCCCTTTTTCAGTGTGGCCAGTGTAAACGATGCATGAATGTTCATGACTCTTCTATAATTTTCGTATGCGTTTCTGATTAAATTTAGGTTTAAGAAAGAACAATGGCGAAAAAGTTGGATGCTCAGGGTGGCCGTGGAGGAGAGGTATGGGACGATGGTGGTGTTTATGAGAACGTCAAGAAAGTGTATGTCGGTCAAGGTGACTCTGGTGTGGTTTACGTCAAGTTTGATTACGAGAAAGACGGCAAGATCGTATCACTTGAACATGGGAAGAAGACAATTCTTGACCCAGAGGAGGTAAAACATTTTCTTTATATACGTTCAACAAAATGACCAAGAGAGTTTTCTTGATTTTTTTTTTTTTTTTTTGCTAGTTTGAACTTGATCCAGAAGATTACATCACATCCGTGAAAGTGTACTACGAGAAGCTCTTTGGAACGCCAGTAGAGATCATCACGGCTCTTATCTTCAAAACATTCAAAGGCAAAGTTTCTCAGCCTTTTGGATTAGCTTCTGGTACAGAAGCTGAGCTTGGAGGTGGCAAGGTCGTTGGATTCCATGGAAGTGCGAGTGATGCTATTCATTCTCTTGGAGTTTATATATCTCCTTCAACTACTCCAGTGACTCCACCAGCGTCAGGTGGTCCGACCAAACTGGAAGCTCAAGGTGGTCGTGGAGGAGAGATTTGGGACGATGGTGGTGTTTACGAGAATGTCAAGAAAGTGTATGTTGGACAAGGTGACTCTGGTGTGGTTTATGTCAAGTTTGATTATGAAAAAGATGGGAAGACTGTATCACTTGAACATGGGAAGAAGACACTTCTTGACCCAGAGGAGGTAAATAGATATTTGTATTCTTGATTTTGATCAAGAAAGGTATACATATCTCTCTTTTCCTAATATTGAAGTTTTGTTGTATGGTTTTGCAGTTTGAGGTTGATTCAGATGATTACATAACATCTGTGAAAGTTTACTACGAGAAACTCTTTGGAACACCAACAGAGATCATCACGGCTCTTATTTTCACCACATTCAAGGGTAAAGTTTCTCAGCCGTTTGGAATGGCCTCTGGACAAGAAGCTGAGCTAGGAGGTGGCAAAATCGTTGGCTTCCATGGAAGCGCAAGCGACGTGATCCATTCTCTTGGAGTTTATATTGCTCCTACTTCAACACCAGTGACTCCCTCCGATATTATTCCAGCACAAGGTGGAGATGCTGG
Coding sequences within:
- the LOC106295110 gene encoding jacalin-related lectin 35, translated to MAKKLDAQGGRGGEVWDDGGVYENVKKVYVGQGDSGVVYVKFDYEKDGKIVSLEHGKKTILDPEEFELDPEDYITSVKVYYEKLFGTPVEIITALIFKTFKGKVSQPFGLASGTEAELGGGKVVGFHGSASDAIHSLGVYISPSTTPVTPPASGGPTKLEAQGGRGGEIWDDGGVYENVKKVYVGQGDSGVVYVKFDYEKDGKTVSLEHGKKTLLDPEEFEVDSDDYITSVKVYYEKLFGTPTEIITALIFTTFKGKVSQPFGMASGQEAELGGGKIVGFHGSASDVIHSLGVYIAPTSTPVTPSDIIPAQGGDAGVAWDDGVHDGVRKIYVGQGDSCVTYFKAEYVKDSKPVLGSDHGKKTLLDPEEFVLEDGEYITSVIGYHDKIYGVDAPAIICLKFKTNKRTSDPYGMDSGTEFVLEKKDHKIVGFYGQAGNFLYKIGVKVAPIAN